Sequence from the Amaranthus tricolor cultivar Red isolate AtriRed21 chromosome 1, ASM2621246v1, whole genome shotgun sequence genome:
GTTTGcattaaaacaaaatagaacATCTCAGCTTAATGGTAGTTAAAGCTGCAACTCAGCAAACGACCACGAAAAGCTTCATAATCATCCATATTGGTGTGAAATCATTTCCCAACCATTACCACAACCGTGACTAAACCCGAATTTTTGTATTATGGTATGAAGTCTAAAGATTAAGGGGTTTATTGAGGTTGCCTTTTATACTAGCCTAAGATCCCACAAAACCCAAGTGTATCTTAGCTTTAAGGTTAATTTTGTTTAActcaatttcaattttatgaGTTGATCCCAAAGCATCAAACCATTCCAAGTCACCTAAAAACATGTTAAGAGGGTGTCTTAGACTTGCATCACTTAATATCAGAGCCAAGGAGAAAAATtggtgaagaaaaataaagatttaTATCATTTTCTAATCTGCCACAAAGTTTTAGGGAATTCTTTGGAAGTCCATAATTTTGTTAATGTGAAGATGCAAATGGGATAAATATGTTTCAAAAACTATGATTGTGGACATACAAATCACACTTCTTTAAATAAAATGTATTGTGTCTTTCAAAAATCATACATTTTCATaagcaaataaaacaaaactcaCATATTATTGAAGTAGCAAAGGTGGATGACAATCTAGAAGATGAAAATTGTTCACAGAAATCTTTCAAAATCTCATTGCAAGCTATGTTACTTGAACTCGagtactgatgttggatactggtacgtgtccaagtgtcggataaGTCTAATATGAAGTGTCTGGTGTGGAGGAGACAAAGGTTAAAGGGAAGAAAAAATCGATAAATTTCCCTCTTCAGAAGGGAAAAATTCGTTTGCTCATAATTTTTCATGGAAAAACAAGAAAAGTTGATTCACAATGCTTTAAATCATGGGTTGAAAATTTGATGATAATTTGAAAGGAAAAAGATGTCTACTCTTTGGAAGGAAAAAAGTGTTCATTAATACTTTTTATAGAAGAACAAGAAGCGCTGTTGTTAAATTTTCAACATAGAGCTTTAAAGCAGGGGTGGAAAACTTTGTTAAACATATAGCTTTTAGTTCTTTATCTTAAGACATAAAACTGAGAGTATCTTAAATATATGCTCAAGTTTGCCAAACTTAGTTTCATTTTCACCAATTGAACCCCAAAACATCAAACCATTCCAATTCACTTTTTAGTAACATGTTTGGGTGGTGTCATAGACTTGCATCAAATATAAGTGCCAAACAGTCATATTAGTTATCATATCTCTAATAGTCAACAATGGTAACTTTTACGAAATGGACCAAaatcagtgtaacataattcaccAACTAATTTGCATTTTGAATTGCAATTCGCCCTAAAGCACACAAATTTAGCCCAAAATTGACTTCAATTTGCtttttgatttgtgatttgcGGCGAGATTAGCGAATTATGTGACACCGGGGCAAATTAATATGATATGGGAAGAAACTTACCCTCTGAGTCAGCTGCATCGGACAAGTACCCATCTACAGTATTTGTCATGTGCCCACGGGACATCAAATCTATCTTCTTTGCTTTGGAAGCATCATTACctccattaaattttattatcgTCCTGGGACTTTCTACTTCATTTTCATCGTCGCTCATGTTTGAATCTTCATTTAAATTAGCATCCCCATGTACAGATGATGATTCATTACTTACATCACAGGGTTCAACAATAGTGAATTGACCAGAATTATTGTTTACACTTGTGCTAGGCAAATCTGAGATAACCACGTTATGAGAATCCTTTTTACAGTTTAAATCTTTCGCCACAGAGGTTGCTTTATTTGATGAACCCAATTTAGTAATATAACTCTCTTCTGCACATTTTTCTCCGGCAGTAACATTGTAGGTTGGCATACATGCCTTTATCACACTGCATACACTTTTGATATTGTCTTCATCAGCAACAGTAGCAGTGGCACGGACAGAttttttcttatcttttttttGTTCCACACATATTTTTACATCATCAAAATGGACTACTGTAGAAAGGTGATCATCTACTTTTACTCGATCCAATTCTGATGAAGGGAGTAAATCTTGCATGACATCTGAATATACTTTCTTAACAGTCTCACCAACATTTCGCACCCGATTCTCAACATATTTAAAAGTATCCTACTCAGCAAACAAGTTCTTAGCTATCGAAGgacacaaaataaaaataaaaaaacacgatagaaaaggagaaaaataaaaaacgaaATGCAGGTCTAGAAAAACTACCTCGTATATAACTTCTTCAACTTCAACACATATCGATTCAAACTTTTGAAACAGATCACCAACCCAAGATCCAGCATCCATTATAGTCATATATGGTACACAATCAACCTAAACTTGTTATTAAATGATCTTCCTAATCAGCCAGAATATCTATATCTGAAAATAGGAACAAATAGTCATCAGCTCTATCTCATGAATTAACATGATCATATCTAATGACAATGAACAAAAGTGCATATATGCGGCCAAAACATGAATACAAAACCCTCAAGTAAAAGCCTTATTTGTTCAAGATCAAGACGGTTACGCACGACAAAAATAATTGAACGGGTTAAAAATTAGATTGATAACAAGGCTTAAGTGCCATAATGTTGTTTGAAGCTTTAGTCATACACCAATGTTCACTTCTCTTGTATGTTAAAGTGATGGATGACCAAGAAAAACATCAAAGAGTTCAACTGGGAATCCCAGAAAATTATTGAACGCATCTATTAGTTTGGTACATCATTCCAACCCACAGTCTACCCTATGATTATTGGATGCATCTACAAACTTTGTGGGAATCAACTAAAACCTTCCAACAAGAATACTGACTTTGATGcaaatcatcattatcatactaagtgtatcccgctcataagcaactatgatcagggtctggggaggggaGGGAATGAatgcgacaactcatacccataaaggagagtgcagCCAAAGAGTCTCTCGACTTGAAAAAGATAGCAGCACAACATAGCAACATGGCCAACAGTCTGAACACAACTAATTCAAGAACAACAATGTAGGGAGCCTTAGAACATCATTAGAAGTAAGAGGAGAGGCAAATACATTAGAGAAAGTAGGGCATTGACCATTAGAGTGTTTTCTTTGTATTAGTGCCATTTGTGGAGTTTCACCATTAAAGGTGAAACCTTTATGGTTTAAGAGTGAGCTCTTAACTACTGTAAGAAGAGTCATTAGTGTAATTgagattatattaataataagatacTTTATTTGAGGGGCAGGTATTCAttgatacctcataaacacattgttgttgtttgttgtgtCTCTTGTTTATGCTCTGTTTTTTCACTCAACTTCTACTCATTAGTTCTACCATTGTTGGGTCCGAGCCATTCTCTatcaaacaataataacaatgccaaagccttaatcctaaCTATATAGAACCCGAACAAAACAAATGCTTCGCACAAAGCCTTTGATCATGAATACAAAGAAGACAATATATGGTCAATATTCACAACCAAGTATAGTTGGTCAAGTCTTTCGACATGACACGGACACCCATGACCAAATCTTATCCGCATCCGACAAATATAGGCTTGTATACAAGACCCACGTAAGAGGAGAGTTAGTAGCACACAAACTGATGCGGTTTTATCCTTAAACCAATTGGTATTAGGAGGAGTAGCCCATCAGTTctatatgttagtcaacctcaCTATGATTTTTTTGATGTGGGATCACATGTGGATTATTTTCCTAACACTACCTGTCACATGGGATCACTTTGCTCCTTTAAAATCAATGCAAAAGCTAGTAACATAGTATCAACAACAATGTAAAAAGTCACAAATAAAGGATGAAAAACATCAATCACTATCAACAAATAGATGCTAACGTATCATCAATCACAATTgaaaagaaaaacttgaattgaattcattaaaaacataaatttgatCGAAAAATTATCTCTGGAAAACAACAAAACCGCACAAAACTCTCAATGGAAAACCCTATGAAAACAATCAATAGCATAAACCCTAGAAATTACACGCAATTACATAGCAATAACACTAAAATTCAACAGAATTGATGATGATTTAAAGCTTAACGAATTGCGTACACGCTTAACAATTAGGTAGCCAAAAATCCAAATTTGGGTTATAAAATCAATGATTGTGAAAACCCAATTTAGCACAGCCTTAAAGGAACAAAACCCAGGAAATAGAAAAAAGATACCGATACGGGAAGCCAAGAGAGATGCCAAAGGAACAAGAAGGCGGCTAGTTGCTTGAGTAAGATTAAGAAAATTTCTCAGTTTTCTGGAGTTTAAGTTTTCCAACGCTTCTAGTTATTTGTTATGTGATCAAACTATATGTACTCTATCATAACTTGGTTTACTTGGTCCTCATTTTTTTACGGCGTATTCAATCAAAAGTAAATCAAGAATAAATTAGAACAAATGAATTgcacaaaataattaaatagaaaaaGAGTAAAGAGAATAATTAAaggaaatatttataattgaatagCTAAATAGCATTAATAAGTTACTTGaagacaatatatatatatatatatatatatatatatatatatatatatatatatatatatatatatatatatatatatatatatatatatatattcagagTCGTCTTCGACATTTTAAAGGCCctaagtaaaatataaattatgggcccctaaaatctaaaatttca
This genomic interval carries:
- the LOC130823351 gene encoding uncharacterized protein LOC130823351, with translation MTIMDAGSWVGDLFQKFESICVEVEEVIYEDTFKYVENRVRNVGETVKKVYSDVMQDLLPSSELDRVKVDDHLSTVVHFDDVKICVEQKKDKKKSVRATATVADEDNIKSVCSVIKACMPTYNVTAGEKCAEESYITKLGSSNKATSVAKDLNCKKDSHNVVISDLPSTSVNNNSGQFTIVEPCDVSNESSSVHGDANLNEDSNMSDDENEVESPRTIIKFNGGNDASKAKKIDLMSRGHMTNTVDGYLSDAADSEELSQKTNLSCTVARYVDDMVQADKKLSTFDIEVLNSYFTCDSERYDANKQGFVIAEQSNEAKLGESCILVEKNDVFSKSGFQDVQKSNKKKIKNVFLPRIWTKSKRNHTFDYEQEGENSLDSTHTVQVEIQKSPTCESFELDWELL